One region of Triticum aestivum cultivar Chinese Spring chromosome 6B, IWGSC CS RefSeq v2.1, whole genome shotgun sequence genomic DNA includes:
- the LOC123137153 gene encoding glycerophosphodiester phosphodiesterase GDPDL4 — protein sequence MGRSGHACSVLGSLLLLLLLLGPAAAQKGSTWKTLSGDAPAVIAKGGFSGLFPDSSDPAYSFAVSNQDSAQWCDVRLTKDGVGICLPDIKMDNCTTISDLFPKGKKTYRVNGVSTTGWFSVDYNSIDLTNVTLLRAILSRTNRFDGSFTLVQVEVALSQYKAPAWLNVQHDSFYSQFNLSMRSYILSMSKQYTVDYISSPEVSFLKSLVGRVGRKTKLVFRFLDEGLVEPSTNQTYGSMLKNLSSVKTFASGILVPKHYIWPVTADNYLQPSTSVVDDAHKAGLEIYAADFANDFALSYNYSYDPLAEYLRFIDNGAFCVDGLLTDFPITPLEAIGCFSNLNNTKADHGAPLVISHNGASGDYPDCTDLAYQKAVVDGADVIDCDVQVTKDGIPICMSSIDLMDVTTVASSQFASQAGVISDIKAVAGVYTFNLTWEDIANNLKPMISNPFGQIGLSRNPRNRNAGKFMRLSDFLAFAKGKDLSGIMITVEHASFMAEKLGFGVVDAVIKAVDDSGYSKQSAQKVMIQSTNSSTLVKFKQLAKYNLVYKIDEVVKDAAPSSLADMKKFADAASVSIKSVYPESSNFLINQTNPLVKSLQSAGLPVYVYLLRNEFFSQPYDFFSDATSQINALVHKGGEGGGVDGLITDFPGTAHRYKLNSCRNMGDKTPYYMLPPQRGGLVGVIQDKAALPPAMAPEPVLTVSDVAEPPLPPVSNTTPPAPSHAAADVSVSIPITAAVLVLCASLLI from the exons ATGGGGAGGAGCGGCCATGCCTGCTCCGTTCTTgggtcgctgctgctgctgctcctgctgctgggCCCGGCCGCTGCGCAGAAGGGCTCGACCTGGAAGACGCTGAGTG GCGATGCTCCAGCAGTCATAGCTAAGGGTGGTTTCTCGGGCCTATTTCCCGACTCCAGTGACCCTGCTTATTCGTTTGCTGTCAGCAATCAGGATTCAGCCCAGTGGTGCGATGTTCGGTTAACCAAGGATGGCGTTGGCATCTGCCTTCCAGACATAAAAATGGATAACTGCACAACCATATCCGATCTTTTCCCAAAGGGAAAGAAGACCTACCGTGTCAACGGTGTGTCCACGACGGGGTGGTTCTCTGTGGACTATAACAGCATTGACCTGACCAATGTAACTT TGCTGCGAGCAATCTTGTCTCGTACAAATAGGTTTGATGGAAGCTTCACGCTAGTTCAAGTTGAAGTTGCACTGTCGCAATATAAGGCCCCTGCTTGGTTGAATGTTCAG CATGACAGTTTCTACAGCCAGTTTAATCTGAGCATGAGAAGCTATATCCTGTCTATGTCAAAGCAATACACGGTTGACTACATCTCGTCCCCTGAAGTGAGTTTCCTCAAAAGTCTAGTTGGAAGGGTTGGCAGGAAGACAAAGCTTGTGTTCCGTTTTCTTGATGAAGGCCTTGTCGAGCCATCTACAAATCAGACATATGGCTCAATGCTGAAAAATCTATCATCCGTCAAGACTTTTGCTTCTGGAATACTTGTTCCCAAACACTATATCTGGCCTGTTACGGCAGATAATTATCTGCAACCCTCTACTTCAGTCGTGGATGATGCTCATAAGGCAGGCTTAGAAATTTATGCTGCTGATTTTGCCAACGACTTTGCACTCAGCTACAACTACAGCTATGATCCGTTAGCAGAATATCTTCGCTTCATCGACAATGGTGCCTTCTGTGTTGATGGTCTCTTGACTGATTTCCCTATCACTCCATTAGAGGCCATCG GCTGCTTCAGTAACCTGAACAACACCAAGGCAGATCATG GGGCACCTCTAGTTATCTCCCACAATGGTGCTAGTGGTGACTACCCTGACTGCACTGACCTAGCTTATCAAAAGGCAGTTGTTGATGGTGCAGATGTCATTGACTGTGACGTTCAAGTGACAAAAGATGGCATACCAATATGCATGAGTTCCATTGACCTAATGGATGTCACTACTGTTGCATCCTCGCAATTTGCTTCTCAAGCGGGTGTCATAAGTGACATTAAGGCTGTTGCTGGAGTCTATACCTTCAACCTCACTTGGGAGGATATTGCAAATAACCTGAAGC CTATGATATCAAACCCATTTGGCCAGATTGGCCTATCAAGAAATCCCAGAAACAGGAACGCAGGAAAATTCATGAGATTATCAGACTTTTTGGCTTTTGCAAAAGGAAAAGATTTGTCAGGAATCATGATTACCGTGGAG CATGCTTCATTCATGGCAGAGAAACTTGGGTTTGGTGTGGTAGATGCAGTGATCAAAGCTGTTGATGACTCTGGTTACAGCAAACAGAGCGCCCAGAAAGTGATGATCCAGTCAACAAACAGCTCAACCCTGGTGAAGTTCAAGCAGCTGGCCAAGTATAACCTTGTGTACAAGATCGACGAAGTCGTGAAAGACGCGGCGCCTTCCTCCCTCGCAGACATGAAAAAGTTTGCGGACGCTGCTTCTGTCAGCATCAAGTCCGTTTACCCAGAGTCGAGTAATTTCCTGATAAACCAGACGAACCCTCTCGTCAAGTCCCTGCAGTCTGCTGGCCTTCCAGTCTATGTGTACCTGCTGAGGAACGAGTTCTTTTCTCAGCCGTACGACTTCTTCTCAGACGCCACGTCACAGATCAATGCCCTTGTGCAcaaagggggagagggaggcggagtGGATGGACTCATCACCGATTTCCCGGGGACGGCTCACAGATACAAAT TGAACTCGTGCAGGAACATGGGGGACAAGACGCCCTACTACATGCTGCCTCCCCAGCGCGGCGGCCTGGTTGGGGTCATACAGGATAAAGCAGCATTGCCACCAGCAATGGCCCCAGAGCCGGTGTTGACTGTCTCCGACGTGGCGGAGCCGCCCCTTCCTCCGGTGAGCAACACCACACCTCCAGCGCCTTCCCACGCCGCCGCCGATGTCTCCGTCTCGATCCCGATCACTGCAGCGGTGCTAGTGCTATGCGCTTCTCTGCTTATCTGA